TTGATGCTGGCTAATGATTACTATGAGCAGTTTATGCGTAATACTCTGCAGCTAAATAATGGTAGAGGAGGGTTTGTTGAGGTAGGACAATATGCTGGTGTGCATGCCACTGACTGGAGTTGGGGCACTCTTATTGCTGATTTTGATAATGATTCCAGAAAAGAAGTTTTTGTGACAAACGGAGTTTATAGAGATGTCACGGACCAGGACTTTATTGATTTTTTAGCCAGTGAAGAAAACCTGGTAACTGCAATGAGGCAAGAGACAGTTGATTTTGAAAAATTGGTGGAAAAAATGCCTTCAAACCCTATCTCAAACTACATGTTCAAAAGTGATTCGCTTTTACATTTTGAAGATGTAGCAGAAGACTGGGGCTTATCCGTCCCTTCCCATTCAAATGGAGCTGCTTATGGTGATCTTGATAATGATGGTGATTTAGACCTGATAGTTAATAATGTTAACCAGGAATTATTTGTATATAGAAACAATGCCAATGAAACCAATAGCAGGAACTATCTGAAAGTAAGGTTCAAAGGGGAGAAAGGTAATGTTTTTGGTGTCGGCGCAAGAGTTGAAATCTATCATGATAACATCAGGCAGATGCTGGAAAACGTTCCTACAAAGGGGTTTCAGTCTTCTATGAATTATGAGGCTTTATTTGGTGTAGGTAGTGCTACATCAATCGATAGTGTTATAGTCTATTGGGGTCAAGGTAAGAGGCAGTTGATGATAAATGTACCAGCTAATCAGCAAATAACACTTGATGTAGCAGATGCCAGGCCATTTGGTAAAGATTCAACCCAAAGGAAATCATTGTTTAGTCAGGTTAATGTGGATTTAACCCCAAAATATAAACACATTGAAAATGGGTATGTAGACTTTGATCGTGAACGCCTCATTTATCATATGCTTTCAAAAGAAGGACCGGCCCTTGCCGTAGGTGATGTTAATAGAGATAGTCTTGATGATTTTTATATAGGTGGGGCTTTAGGACAGGCGGGAAGGCTATACATTCAAAATAGACAAGGTGGTTTTAGTGCTGCAAATATTCCAGCCTTTGAAAAGGACAAAAATTCAGAGGATGTTGATGCTATTCTATTTGATGCAAATGGTGACGGAAAGCTTGATTTATATGTAGTAAGTGGAGGGTATGAGTTTAGGGAGCATTCTATGGAATTACAAGATCGGTTATACCTGCAAAAGGGTGATGGTAGAAATATAACCTATGAAAAATCGACTGAGGGTTTACCGCGTTTATATGATATGGGCTCATGTGTGAGGGTCGGTGATTATGATAGTGATGGGGATTTAGACCTTTTTATAGGTGGTCGTGCTACTCCAGGTAATTATGGTTCTGCAGGTAGTAGTCGTATTTTACAAAATGACGGGACGGGCAAGTTTGATGATGCCACGGCAAGAGTTGCTCCCAGATTGGCAAATTTGGGGATGGTAACAGCAGGAGCTTGGGTTGATATTGATAATGATAATGATCTGGATCTTGTGGCAGTTGGAGAGTGGCTGCCTTTGACAATATTCAAGAACAATGGAGCCAACCTTGAACGTTTGTCTAATGTGCCAGGTCTTGCCAATTCTAATGGCTGGTATCAATCGGTAATCGCTTCTGATGTAAACGGTGATGGAGAGGTGGACTTATTGCTTGGGAATTGGGGACTAAACTCAAAGTTTAGCGCTTCAGTAGACCATCCGTTTACGCTATTTGTTAACGATTTTGACAATAATAAAACCGTCGATCACATATATGCATATTATGAAGGTGATAAGCAATATCCAACCGCTTTAAAGAATGACCTGATAAAGCAGTTACCTCATTTAAAGAAAAAATTCACCTATTTCAAAGATTATGCAGGAAAAACTATTCAGGAAGTTTTTAGTCAGGAAGAGCTGGAGAAGGCTGTTAAACTAGAAGTACATAATTTCCAATCAGTTATAGTCTTAAATAATGGAGATGGTTCATATAGTATCTCTCCATTACCTCAGGAAACCCAATATTCTCCTGTATTTGATATTTATGAGCAGGATTTTAATCATGATGCTATTAATGAATACCTTTTTACCGGAAACTTCTCAGGAGTAAAACCCGAGGAGGGTAAATATACAGCTAATCATGGTGTTATGCTTAATTCTGATTCCTCTGGGCTTCTGGAATTTTCAGGATTTAACATAGGGTTAAATATCAAAGGAGAAGTAAGAGCTACGCGCAGTCTGAGAACCATCGGAGAAAAGAAACTACTAATAATTGCAAAAAATGATAATGAATTGGAATTCTATACATATTAAGCACTTTTTATCAAGTGCAGTTACACTTATTATTATCAGTATTTGTAGTTGTACAAAACAGGATACCGGCTCTACTTATTTTAAATTAATGGAACCGGAAAGAACAGGTGTGAATTTTACTAATTCACTCGAGGAAACACCACAACTTAATATTTTCACCTATCTCTATTTTTACAATGGAGGAGGTGTTGCTGCAGGTGATTTAAATGGAGATGGTTTGGCGGACTTATATTTTACTTCTAACCAACATGAAAATCATCTTTATCTCAATAAGGGAAATTTTAAGTTTGAAGATATAACATCCATTTCAAAAGTTGCCGGACATAAAGGCTGGACTACAGGTGTGACAATGGCTGATGTCAATGGAGATAGCAGGCTTGATATTTATGTTAGCCAGTTGGGAGATTATCAGAATATCAGAGGTAGAAATCAACTTTATATCAATAAAGGAAATGATGAAAAAGGAAGACCTATCTTCAGTGAAGAAGCAAAAAAATATGGTCTTGATTTGGTAGGTTTTTCAACACAGGCAGCTTTTTTTGATTATGATTTGGATGGAGACCTGGATATGTACATGCTTAATCATTCAGTGCATTCAAATGGTACCTTTGGAAAATCTACTATTCGTGATGAATACCACCCTCTTGCCGGGGACAAACTCATGAGAAATGATAATGGAAAATTTGTCGATGTTACAAGAGAAAGTGGTATTTATAGCAGTGCTTTAGGTTATGGATTGGGGATAGGATTTGGTGATGTTAATTGGGATGGCTTTCCGGATATTTATATAGGCAATGATTTTCATGAAAATGACTATCTATATATCAACAATGGTGATGGTACCTTTAGTGAGCAACTGGGGAACCAGATAAATCATACAAGCCGTTTTTCTATGGGTAATGATGTGGCCGATTTTAATAATGATGGACTTCCAGATATCTTATCCCTGGATATGCTACCTGAAGATCCCGTAATGTTGAAAGCCTCAGCAGCCGAAGACCCCTTTAATATCTATAACTATAAATTGAAGTATGGTTATGGACACCAATTTGCACGAAATACACTTCAGCTTAACCTCGGGAATAATAATTTTAGTGAGATTGGTTTACTGGCCGGTGTAGCTGCTACAGATTGGAGCTGGTCAGGGCTGTTGGCAGATCTTGATCTTGATGGGTATAAGGATATATACATAGCCAATGGGATAAAGCGCAGATCTAATGACTTGGACTATATCAACTACATATCGAGTGAGGCTATTCAGCATCGTTTGGAGGGAGACATAAGCAATGAAGATTTGGCATTAATCGAACAGATGCCAGTGGTTAAAATACCCAATTACGTGTTTAAAAATAAGGGTGATCTAACGTTTAAAAATGTATCGAAAGAGTGGGGGCTTAACCAGGAATCATTTTCGAATGGAGCGGCTTATGTAGACCTTGATAATGATGGCGATCTTGACCTTGTGACAAACAATGCGGATCAACCTGCTTTTATCTACAAAAACAGTGCTGCCGATAAAAAAAATAACAACAATAACTATCTTAAAATTAGGCTAGAGGGAGAAGGGGGAAATACACAAGGTATTGGTGCTAAGGTCATTATCCCCCTGTCGAATGGACAGAAAATAGTCAATGAGGTATACACTACCAGAGGGTACCAGTCAGCAGTGCCTGCAAATATAGTAATAGGACTTGGCGATAAATCTACAGTTGATTCACTAATTGTCATTTGGCCGGATCATTCCTTCGATGTGAAACTAAAAGTTAAAGCCAATCAGGAACTCATTATAAAACAAACAGAGGCAAAAGGAAGGTATAGCTATAAGGGGCAGGAAAACCTAGCGTTACTGTCTGATATTACAGATAGTTTGAAAATTAACTACAAGCATGAAGAAAATAAATATATAGAGTTCAATAGGGAGGCTCTGATACCTCACATGTCATCTACTGAAGGTCCGAGAATCGCTGTTGGAGATGTAAATGGAGATGGAAAAGATGATTTTTTTATAGGAGGAGCGAAACGGCAGCTAGCTAAATTATTTATTCAGGCTTCAAATGGTTTCGAAGTTTCTGAACAGGCGATTTTCCGCTTGGACAGCCTTAGTGAAGATATTGGTGCTGAGTTTATTGATGTTGATAATGATAATGATCTTGATCTGGTTATAGTTAGTGGAGGTAACGAGTTTAGATCTCATGATAACCCATTACAATTGAGGCTATATACCAATGATGGAAGAGGTCAGTTTTCAAGAAAGAAGGAAGCATTTGAAAATATCTTTTTAACAGGTTCAATAGTTAAAAAATGTGATTTTGATAAAGATGGAGACCAGGATGTATTTGTAGGAGGGAGAGTTGTGCCTTGGAATTATGGCTTTACCCCTGAGAGTTTTCTACTTGTTAATGATGGAAAAGGAAACTTCTCAGATTTAACACCGCCAGGATTAAAAGAGGTAGGCATGGTTAAAGATGCTGCTTGGGCAGATATGGATGGTGATGGCTTTGATGATTTAATTGTTGTTGGAGAATGGTTCCCGGTAACTGTTTTTCTGAACAAAGATGGTCAGTTGAGTCAAAATAATGCTGTTTCAATAGAAAATTCTAATGGATGGTGGAATGCCATTCAAGTGGATGATGCTGATAGTGACGGGGATTTAGATCTTATCTGTGGTAATCTGGGTCTTAATTCTAAATTAAAAGCCTCAATAAAGGAGCCTGTTGATTTGTATGTCAAGGATTTTGATGGTAATGGAAAGGTAGATCATCTGCTTTATCATTATAAAAATGGTAAAAGATATCTTTTTGCAACTAAGGATGAATTAGGAAGCCAACTTACTGCCATAAAGAGTAAATATGTTAGCTACGCCGAGTTTGCTAAAGCCAAAAATGAAGAAATAATACCTGTGAATCAGCTTGAGGGTGCTGCTAAGTTAAGTGCGGTTGAATTTAGATCTGGTATCTTTATTAATAACGGTGATATGTCTTTCAAATTTGAGCCCTTACCTACTGAAGCTCAAATGGCTCCAATTAGTGCATTCAATCTTATTGACTACAATGCAGATGGGCAAAATGATTTGCTTGCAGGAGGTAATTATTTTGATGTGAATATTCAAAGAGGTCGATATGATGCGAGCTACGGACTTTTATTAAAAAACACTAATGGAAAATTTATTGCCGTGCCTAATGCACAGTCTGGCCTGGAAATAAAAGGACAAATTCGAGATATCAAAAAGATAAAAGTAGGAGATAGAGAGATCATCCTTGTGGCAAGAAATGATGAGTCAATAAGGGTTTTAACGCTTAAAAAATAGTGATCAATGAAAAACCTGATAGCCGTTTTAATAATCCTTCATACAATTAATGTAAACGCTCAATCCCCCGAAAAATCACCGTGGCACATTGTAGCCAAAGACATCGATCCCAATAATTACTATGGAGTTACAATAGCCAATGGTATGGTCGGCATAGTTTCCTCTCCCGAGCCCATGAAAGTCTCGGATGTGGTGCTTAATGGCGTTTATGACTACTATCAGAGAGGCAGGGTTTCCAATATCCTCAAAACCTTCAACCATGTGAACATGAACCTCGATGTAGATGGCAGAAGAGTAACTGCCGGAGGTATAAGTAACTACCGTCAGGTATTGGATATGAAAAAAGCTGTACTGACCACTACTTTTGATGTAGGTGATAAAGTAAGTGTGGAGCATACCATGATGTCGTTAAGGCATTTGCCATATACCGCACTGACAGTGGTTAAAATCAAAGCCAAAAAAGTAGTTGAAGTGGTGCCTATGAGCGTAATAGAAGCGCCAATCCATTTGGTTGATGTGAGAAATTACTACAGCGAAATAGACCGTCCTCATGTGAAAGTACCCTTGCTTACTTCCGTAGCACAAAGCCCTTCAGGCAAACACAAAGTGGCTGCCAGCAACAGTTTTATCTTCCCTGATAAACATGGCCAGGAACCAGATATTATCCATGAAGATTGGGACTACAACATGCACCTGACAAAATTTTATAAAAAGCTGAAAGCCGGTGAATCGTATGAATTTTCAATTGTCTCCTCAGCCGTTTCTAGTGAGCACTACGAAGACCCTCACAATGAAGCAGAAAGGCTGACTATCTTCGCTATGTTGGAAGGAAAAGAAAGGTTGTTGAGGCGTCATGAGGCAGCCTGGGAAGAGCTTTGGCAAAGTGACATAGTTATTGAAGGAGAGCTGCAGGTACAAAAAGATGTACGTTCGGCTCTTTATCATTTATATTCCTTTGCCCGGGAAGGTACTGCCTATAGCCTGTCACCAATGGGCTTATCGGGTTTGGGCTACAATGGCCACGTATTTTGGGATACCGAAATGTGGATGTACCCTCCTTTATTGATATTACAGCCCGAAATTGCTAAATCTTTACTCGAGTATAGGTTTCAGAGACTGGATGCTGCCAGGCAAAACGCCTTCGCCCATGGGTATGATGGAGCCATGTATCCGTGGGAGTCATCTGATGACGGTTCGGAAGACACACCTGTATGGGCTTTGACAGGTCCCTTTCAGCATCATATCAGTGGCGATGTTGGCTGGGCTTTCTGGAAATACTACCAGGTTACCCGTGACAAGGAGTGGCTCAGGACAAGGGGCTATCCCGTGCTGAAAGAAGTGGCTGATTTCTGGACCAGCAGGGTGGAAAGAAACGGGCCGGGGCAGTATGACATTAAAAATGTGATCGGGGCGAATGAGTGGCAGGAAAATATCGACAACAATGCCTTTACCAACGGTATGGCCAAAGTGACCCTCAGGTATGCAACGGAGGCGGCAAAAGCCCTTGGTGTCCAACCCGATCCGGACTGGATGCATGTGGCAGAGAATATCCCTCTTTTGCAATTTCCCGATGGGACTACAAAGGAAAATGCAACTTACAATGGTGAAACGATTAAGCAGGCTGATGTTAATTTACTTGCCTTTCCGCTTGATGTAATTTCGGATGAAGCACAGATAAGAAAGGATTTGAAGTACTATGAACCAAGGATGGCCGCTGACGGACCGGCAATGGGACAGTCCGTGCTGGCAGCACTTTATGCCAGGCTGGGGGATATGGACAAAGCCTATGAGCTTTTTCTGAAAAGCTACAGGCCGAATGAAGTACCGCCATTTGGTGTTATTTCAGAGACAGCAGGCGGTACGAACCCTTACTTTGCCACCGGAGCCGGAGGCATGCTTCAGGCAGTACTTTCCGGATTTGGCGGTTTGGAAATAACGGATGAAGGTATAGAGCAAAAGGATAAGCACGTACCTAAACAATGGAAATCCCTGGAAATAAAAGGGTGGAAGTAAAGAAACAATGGTTCAAGTCTTTAGCGCAGCGGTGACTCGGACCTTACACTAACGAAGTCTTCTGACTTCAGCTAAGATTTAAAATAAAGAAGTTATGTTTAAAAAGTATTTTTTGGTCTTAATGATGATCGTGGCAGTTTCCTGTCGTGATTCGAAGCAGGATGTATCTATTGAAGCAGACAAGCTTCACGATTCTATGCAGTTACTTAGTGATGTTATCGTCCATGATATCTTTTCGCCACCCGTTGCAAGCCGGATCTATGCCTATACAAGCATAACAGCGTATGAAATTTTGGCCCAAAATGATTCGAGCTACCGATCATTGGCGGGCCAGCTTAATGGTCTGGAAAGCATACCGGAACCTACAGCAGTAGTTGACTATGATGTAGCTGCTGTTGAGGGGTTTCTTTTAGCATCCAGAAAGCTGATCTTTTCAGAAGATAAGATCGAAGAGTATCGTCAGCAATGGCATAAGGAACTGCTTGATATGGGACTGGATAAGGCTATTTATGATAACTCATTAGCCTATGCCCAGCAGGTTGTAGATCATATTTTTAAATGGGCTGATAAAGATAACTATAAAGAAACCCGTACCTTCCAGAAGTACTCTCTCAGCGATGACCCTGATAAGTGGCAGCCAACGCCACCGGCTTATATTGAAGCCATCGAACCCCACTGGGCTAAAATCAGACCGTTCATTATCGATTCAGCCTCTCAGTTTAAGCCAGAGCCTCCAACGGCGTACGACATGACTGAGGGAAGTCCGTTCTATAAAGAAGCTTATGAGGTTTATGAGACAGGAAAAAAGCTCGATGCAGAACAAAGGGAAATTGCCAGCTTCTGGGACTGCAACCCGTATGTAATGAACGTACACGGTCACGTGATGTTTGCTACCAAAAAAATTACCCCTGGAGGCCACTGGATAGGTATAGCAAAAATTGCCAGCCAGGTATCGCAGGCGGACCTGATGAAAAGCTCACAAGCCTATGCACTTACCTCCATTGCCCTTGCTGATGGGTTTATCAGCTGTTGGGACGAGAAATACAGAAGTAACCTGGTACGTCCCGAAACTGTGATCAACAAATTTATCGATGAGGATTGGGCCCCTTTGCTGCAAACACCGCCTTTTCCCGAATACTCCAGCGGCCATAGTGTTATCTCAGGAGCTGCGGGCGTAGCGCTAACCTCCATTTACGGAGAGTCTTTCCATTTTACTGACAGCACTGAGGCCAAATACGGCCTGGCAATCAGAGAATTTGATTCATTTACAGAGGCTTCCGACGAGGCTGCGATCAGCAGGCTTTATGGAGGCATACACTATATGCCGGCCATTAGAAATGGTGTGAAGCAGGGCAGAGCATTGGGACGGTTTGTTGTTGAAAATATTCAAATGACCAAACCCGAAGAAAAACCTAAAGCGACGGCCAGCAAATAAATCCTGACCATATTTAAAATAAGACCAATATGAAGCGAATCCCCTACTTGTATAAGGCAATAATTGTCTCGTTGGCTGTTTTGTCGGCATGTAACCAGGCTGCGGAACAGAAGAGCGAGCAGTTTGATTTTTATCAGTCCCCATTTTTTAAAGAAGTGCAGCTTTCCGGCATTTTTCCGGATTCCAAAACCTTTGTAGACTGTATTCCGAAGCAGCCTCTTGGTGAGATCAATAATTTGTACGAGGCAAAGAAAGGGGAAGAAGGGTTCGTGCTGAGAGACTTTGTCTTGCAACATTTCGAACTACCGGTAACCCCCGTAACCGGTTTTAAGTCAGATACCTCCAAAACCGTTGTGGAGCATTGCACTGACCTCTGGCCTGTACTTACCCGTCAGCCCGATGAGTACGATCCGTTATCATCTTTGATACCGCTGCCGGAGTCTTACATTGTGCCGGGCGGACGATTCAGAGAGATATACTACTGGGATAGTTACTTTACCATGGAAGGACTGGTGGAGTCTGGCCAGGCAGAGATGGCAGTAAATATGGTTGATAATTTCTCCTTTCTTATCGACTCCATCGGCTTTATTCCCAATGGAAACAGAAACTACTATGTAGGAAGGTCTCAGCCTCCTTTTTACTCGCTGATGGTTGATCTTGTAGCATCCGGACAGCGTGAGCAGTTTATAGGTTATCTGCCTCAGTTACTTGCAGAGTACAACTTCTGGATGAACGGAGCAGACACCCTAAAGAGCAATTACCCTGCACATCAGAGAGTAGTTTTAATGCCCGATGGCAGTTTGCTAAACAGGTACTGGGATAACTATGCCTTGCCGAGACCGGAGTCATTCAAACCGGACTACGAACTTGTTCATGAAAACAATCTCTCTGCTGAAACCACCTATCGCCACCTGAGAGCCGGGGCAGAGTCAGGATGGGACTACAGCAGCCGGTGGTTTGAAGACCACAAATCACTTAAAAGCATTCATACAACAGACATCATTCCAGTCGACCTTAATGCCTTACTCTATCACCTCGAATTGAAGATTGCTCAGGGATATAACTGGAAAGGGGATTTGCAGAATGCTGACCTCTTCCTCAATAAAGCTGAAAAAAGAAAGCTGGCCATCAACAAATACCTATGGGATGAAGCCGACCAGTTTTATGTGGATTATGACTTCGTGAAAGGCCGGAAAACGGGAGTATTGTCACTTGCCGGTGCCTATCCTCTTTTCTTTAGACTGGCCACAAAAGCCCAGGCCAAGCCTGTGGCAGAACGACTACTGTCTGACTTTCTGAAACCCGGAGGATTTGTAACTACACTCAATGAAACAGGGCAACAATGGGATGCACCCAATGGCTGGGCACCTCTGCAGTGGATTACAATCAACGGACTGTATTACTATGGCTATGGCGATGAAGGTAATGATGCAGCAGAAAGGTGGCTGAACAGAAACAAGGAAGTTTACAAAGCCACAGGCAAGATGATGGAAAAGTACAACGTGCTGGACACCATGCTACTGGCAGGAGGAGGGGAGTACCCTTTGCAGGACGGCTTCGGCTGGACCAACGGGGTGGCGATTGCCTTGCAGAAAATTTTGTCAGACAGAGACACTGTCAGTGCTATGAAAGCCATGGCGCCCCAAAAGGCCAGCATGCAATAATTTTATCGTTGAAAGCAATTAAAAGCTGTATCAAAATCTTAGCGATCATCTGAAATTACCAATCAGCTGACTGTTGAAATTTTGATACAGCTTTTGCGAAATGATTAATGACGTACTTTACAAAGCAGGTAAAATATTCCACCCATATAGATCTCTTAATTCCGCTAATTTGGCGAGGGAAGAACCTGAAGGCGGGCCTATAGGGGCTCCTGTCTCATTATACCATATAAGACTGTATATGAAATACCCGTTCATTTCATCATTTAAAACAGCATTCTGATAAACCTTGTCGACTATATCATCAATATCAGTTGTATTCAACAAGTTAGGTCCACTTACCATGATGTTATTGATAAAGTTTATGTCAGGCAATATAAGCTCCTCTAATTGCGGAATTCCGGCCATATTTACATGTTTCAGTTTTTCGCAATGGCTAAGATCAACCGAGGACGGGCCTCTGGTAAGTCCGAGACTTAGATCCGAGAGTGATGTTAATCCGCTAAAATCTATTTCATCGACCATACCACCATTGTAATATGAGTAAAACTGCTCTATCAAATGTATATCACCGGTAATGGTTATCAGGAAATTGCCCTCAGAAGAATAACTATGCTGTATTTCTGACTGGGTTACATCGTTACTCAATGCGTGAGTGGTTGACGTGCCGTCCCCAAAATCTATGTTAAGGTGGCCGGAATCACCATTTAATGATATACTGAATATATTGCTAAAGGAAAAATCAATATATGCTAACATGGTAAAAGACTTTTGGAGTTTTACCTCCAGCAACATATCATCACCGAGAGAGTCAATAAGCTGACTATAATCGAAGTCTTTCACATAAGAAGCATAACCTGTTTTATTTATTTCAATAGTATAGTCAGCGTCTTCCTCACCCGGAAAAGAAATGAGGCTTATCTTTTGAGAGCTGAGTGAAAACCCTTTGATTCTGTCGCCATTATGATAGATGTAACCATAGGCATTAGTAGGTAAGGCCGGATCATCTGCCGCGAAAGCTGCTACGCGGAGGGGGTTGACAACCTGCCCAGTGAAAGATGCATAGCCAAAATCCCGGGGAGAGTAAGGTGCAGCCTTTATTACCTGGAGGTCATGATGAAACACATCATCTTTTCCAATGTAAAACTGATGAGGAAGGGGTTTGGAAACTGCCTTTTCAAGAGCTGAACCAGCTTTAGGTACTGCATAGACTACTTTATTTGATGCACTGACCAAAAGGAAATCTGTAATTATATGAGTTCCTTTTGGTAGTGCCACAGCTTTTGCTATATAGCTGTCTCCCATTTTATACAGCTCAATTTTTTCCATGTCCAGATGGGGTTCACCACCTGCTAGCGGTATTACATTGATTACCAGATGCGTGGGTTCTTCAACATCATCGTGGGTTCTCCCATTGATATCTGAAGCACTTAAAGTACCCGAGAACTGAACATTGACCAAACCTGCCGGTTGAGCGTGTTCTTCATCATCACATGATGACAATATGCCGCATAACAGAGCAGTCATTAAAATAAGAATTCTGGAGGTTTTCATAATTGGAGTGGTTAGGTGAATTATAAATTTAATATGTTTAATTATAAATTTACAAAATATTTGTATAGTATATATATTTAAGTTAATATAAACTTACACTTGAAAGATTTGAAAACCACTATAAATAATTATCAATTGAAATTGGGTAGGCGGGTGAAAATAAGCAGACAATCTGCAGAAGCGGCAGCCAGATAGCGTCCAGTAATCAGTGAACTGTTATAGAGTAACCAAGTGAACTTTCAACCAGTAATCAGAAACCAGAAAAC
This region of Fulvivirga ulvae genomic DNA includes:
- a CDS encoding VCBS repeat-containing protein, yielding MELTKDLDVFRYRNYYNGGGVAIGDINNDNLPDVYLSANMQSNRLFINKGGFRFEDITESSGTGGSKEWSTGVSMADVNGDGLLDIYVCNSGDVKGGKRENELFINNGDLTFTEKAEEYGLADKGFSTHAVFFDFDQDGDLDCYVLNNSFRPVSSLGLENIRHVRDSTGGDKLYRNDNGKFVDISQQAGINGSVIGFGLGVTITDANLDGWMDLYISNDFFERDYLYINQRDGTFQDELPSRIDHISQFSMGTDAADLNNDGAPDIFVTDMLPATDERLKSTTNFENYDKHQLMLANDYYEQFMRNTLQLNNGRGGFVEVGQYAGVHATDWSWGTLIADFDNDSRKEVFVTNGVYRDVTDQDFIDFLASEENLVTAMRQETVDFEKLVEKMPSNPISNYMFKSDSLLHFEDVAEDWGLSVPSHSNGAAYGDLDNDGDLDLIVNNVNQELFVYRNNANETNSRNYLKVRFKGEKGNVFGVGARVEIYHDNIRQMLENVPTKGFQSSMNYEALFGVGSATSIDSVIVYWGQGKRQLMINVPANQQITLDVADARPFGKDSTQRKSLFSQVNVDLTPKYKHIENGYVDFDRERLIYHMLSKEGPALAVGDVNRDSLDDFYIGGALGQAGRLYIQNRQGGFSAANIPAFEKDKNSEDVDAILFDANGDGKLDLYVVSGGYEFREHSMELQDRLYLQKGDGRNITYEKSTEGLPRLYDMGSCVRVGDYDSDGDLDLFIGGRATPGNYGSAGSSRILQNDGTGKFDDATARVAPRLANLGMVTAGAWVDIDNDNDLDLVAVGEWLPLTIFKNNGANLERLSNVPGLANSNGWYQSVIASDVNGDGEVDLLLGNWGLNSKFSASVDHPFTLFVNDFDNNKTVDHIYAYYEGDKQYPTALKNDLIKQLPHLKKKFTYFKDYAGKTIQEVFSQEELEKAVKLEVHNFQSVIVLNNGDGSYSISPLPQETQYSPVFDIYEQDFNHDAINEYLFTGNFSGVKPEEGKYTANHGVMLNSDSSGLLEFSGFNIGLNIKGEVRATRSLRTIGEKKLLIIAKNDNELEFYTY
- a CDS encoding VCBS repeat-containing protein, producing MEPERTGVNFTNSLEETPQLNIFTYLYFYNGGGVAAGDLNGDGLADLYFTSNQHENHLYLNKGNFKFEDITSISKVAGHKGWTTGVTMADVNGDSRLDIYVSQLGDYQNIRGRNQLYINKGNDEKGRPIFSEEAKKYGLDLVGFSTQAAFFDYDLDGDLDMYMLNHSVHSNGTFGKSTIRDEYHPLAGDKLMRNDNGKFVDVTRESGIYSSALGYGLGIGFGDVNWDGFPDIYIGNDFHENDYLYINNGDGTFSEQLGNQINHTSRFSMGNDVADFNNDGLPDILSLDMLPEDPVMLKASAAEDPFNIYNYKLKYGYGHQFARNTLQLNLGNNNFSEIGLLAGVAATDWSWSGLLADLDLDGYKDIYIANGIKRRSNDLDYINYISSEAIQHRLEGDISNEDLALIEQMPVVKIPNYVFKNKGDLTFKNVSKEWGLNQESFSNGAAYVDLDNDGDLDLVTNNADQPAFIYKNSAADKKNNNNNYLKIRLEGEGGNTQGIGAKVIIPLSNGQKIVNEVYTTRGYQSAVPANIVIGLGDKSTVDSLIVIWPDHSFDVKLKVKANQELIIKQTEAKGRYSYKGQENLALLSDITDSLKINYKHEENKYIEFNREALIPHMSSTEGPRIAVGDVNGDGKDDFFIGGAKRQLAKLFIQASNGFEVSEQAIFRLDSLSEDIGAEFIDVDNDNDLDLVIVSGGNEFRSHDNPLQLRLYTNDGRGQFSRKKEAFENIFLTGSIVKKCDFDKDGDQDVFVGGRVVPWNYGFTPESFLLVNDGKGNFSDLTPPGLKEVGMVKDAAWADMDGDGFDDLIVVGEWFPVTVFLNKDGQLSQNNAVSIENSNGWWNAIQVDDADSDGDLDLICGNLGLNSKLKASIKEPVDLYVKDFDGNGKVDHLLYHYKNGKRYLFATKDELGSQLTAIKSKYVSYAEFAKAKNEEIIPVNQLEGAAKLSAVEFRSGIFINNGDMSFKFEPLPTEAQMAPISAFNLIDYNADGQNDLLAGGNYFDVNIQRGRYDASYGLLLKNTNGKFIAVPNAQSGLEIKGQIRDIKKIKVGDREIILVARNDESIRVLTLKK
- a CDS encoding glycoside hydrolase family 65 protein; this translates as MKNLIAVLIILHTINVNAQSPEKSPWHIVAKDIDPNNYYGVTIANGMVGIVSSPEPMKVSDVVLNGVYDYYQRGRVSNILKTFNHVNMNLDVDGRRVTAGGISNYRQVLDMKKAVLTTTFDVGDKVSVEHTMMSLRHLPYTALTVVKIKAKKVVEVVPMSVIEAPIHLVDVRNYYSEIDRPHVKVPLLTSVAQSPSGKHKVAASNSFIFPDKHGQEPDIIHEDWDYNMHLTKFYKKLKAGESYEFSIVSSAVSSEHYEDPHNEAERLTIFAMLEGKERLLRRHEAAWEELWQSDIVIEGELQVQKDVRSALYHLYSFAREGTAYSLSPMGLSGLGYNGHVFWDTEMWMYPPLLILQPEIAKSLLEYRFQRLDAARQNAFAHGYDGAMYPWESSDDGSEDTPVWALTGPFQHHISGDVGWAFWKYYQVTRDKEWLRTRGYPVLKEVADFWTSRVERNGPGQYDIKNVIGANEWQENIDNNAFTNGMAKVTLRYATEAAKALGVQPDPDWMHVAENIPLLQFPDGTTKENATYNGETIKQADVNLLAFPLDVISDEAQIRKDLKYYEPRMAADGPAMGQSVLAALYARLGDMDKAYELFLKSYRPNEVPPFGVISETAGGTNPYFATGAGGMLQAVLSGFGGLEITDEGIEQKDKHVPKQWKSLEIKGWK
- a CDS encoding vanadium-dependent haloperoxidase — encoded protein: MFKKYFLVLMMIVAVSCRDSKQDVSIEADKLHDSMQLLSDVIVHDIFSPPVASRIYAYTSITAYEILAQNDSSYRSLAGQLNGLESIPEPTAVVDYDVAAVEGFLLASRKLIFSEDKIEEYRQQWHKELLDMGLDKAIYDNSLAYAQQVVDHIFKWADKDNYKETRTFQKYSLSDDPDKWQPTPPAYIEAIEPHWAKIRPFIIDSASQFKPEPPTAYDMTEGSPFYKEAYEVYETGKKLDAEQREIASFWDCNPYVMNVHGHVMFATKKITPGGHWIGIAKIASQVSQADLMKSSQAYALTSIALADGFISCWDEKYRSNLVRPETVINKFIDEDWAPLLQTPPFPEYSSGHSVISGAAGVALTSIYGESFHFTDSTEAKYGLAIREFDSFTEASDEAAISRLYGGIHYMPAIRNGVKQGRALGRFVVENIQMTKPEEKPKATASK